The window GTGCGGGTTGGTTATCATCGTCCCACTGTTTGGCCAGCTGCTGTTGCAACTTTTCGGCATCAGCGCCCGATGCTGTTTTCAATTGCCCTTCAAGGTCAGTTATCTTTGCTGCCAATGCCGCCCCAATTGCTGCTTTGGCCGGCTCAGACACCATATCAACCGTTACTGTTGTGGCAGCCTTGCGGCTGTTAAGTACCGTTGTTTTATCGTTTTTGGCCTCTTTAGGTTTTATTAAACCTTTAACAGGTAAATAGTACAAATAGCCCATTACAGCAACTATTGCTACACTAACGGCTATTTGTTTCTTATACATATCTTAAAATTATTTGCTGGTTTTGTTACCTGTTTTTACTTTTTCAACAAAAGTTTTTGCTGGTTTAAAGCTTGGCACAAAATGCTCTGGAATAATGATGGCAGTATTTTTTGAAATGTTACGTGCTGTCTTTTTTGCTCTTTTCTTTACTACAAAACTACCGAATCCTCTAACGTAAACATTTTCGCCACCCACCATTGAGCTTTTAACAACTTTA is drawn from Mucilaginibacter ginsenosidivorax and contains these coding sequences:
- a CDS encoding HU family DNA-binding protein, translating into MTKAEIITEISSKTGIEKVDVQETVEAFFKVVKSSMVGGENVYVRGFGSFVVKKRAKKTARNISKNTAIIIPEHFVPSFKPAKTFVEKVKTGNKTSK